In Carya illinoinensis cultivar Pawnee chromosome 10, C.illinoinensisPawnee_v1, whole genome shotgun sequence, one DNA window encodes the following:
- the LOC122279310 gene encoding short integuments 2, mitochondrial isoform X4, with the protein MGKVKRVIKKGLGEMGFNAGGGAINWFPGHMAAATRAIRERLKLADLVLEVRDARIPLSSANQDLQPHLSSKRRILALNKRDLANPNIMHKWIHYFDSCKQDCIAINAHSKSSVKKGKMKRATVGPLPGVTQDIAGYKIAHQPSIYVLDSPGVLVPNIPDIETGLKLALAGSVKDSVVGEERIAQYLLAVLNTRGTPLHWTHLNNRRLEGIKFDSEGKREYSLKDLRPKRRKPPNNSDVLYIEDIVTEVQCALYLTLSQFTGNVEDEGDLGGLIEQQFEALQKAFKIPHKASEARLMISKKFLTLFRAGKLGPFILDDVPDANCVS; encoded by the exons ATGGGAAAGGTAAAGAGGGTGATAAAAAAGGGGTTGGGGGAAATGGGGTTCAACGCCGGAGGCGGAGCCATAAACTGGTTCCCAGGCCACATGGCGGCAGCCACGCGCGCCATCAGGGAGCGGCTCAAGCTGGCTGACCTGGTCCTCGAGGTCCGCGACGCTCGTATTCCCTTGTCCTCCGCCAACCAGGACCTCCAGCCCCATCTCTCCTCCAAACGCCGCATCCTTGCCCTCAACAAGAGAGACTTGGCCAACCCCAATATCATGCAT aaatggattcATTACTTCGATTCGTGCAAGCAAGACTGCATTGCCATAAATGCGCATAGCAAGAGTTCTGTTAAGAAG GGTAAGATGAAGCGAGCTACGGTCGGCCCATTGCCTGGTGTTACTCAGGATATTGCTGGATACAAG ATTGCACATCAGCCAAGCATATATGTCCTAGACAGTCCAGGTGTATTGGTTCCAAATATACCTGACATAGAGACAGGACTAAAGCTAGCTCTAGCAG GGTCTGTGAAAGACTCAGTCGTTGGTGAGGAGCGTATTGCTCAATACTTGTTGGCAGTTCTAAATACCAGAGGAACTCCTCTTCATTGGACCCATCTGAACAACAGAAGACTGGAAGGGATTAAATTTGATTCTGAGGGGAAACGTGAGTATAGCCTTAAAGATCTTCGGCCCAAAAGGAGGAAGCCACCAAATAACTCTGATGTGCTTTATATTGAG GATATTGTAACAGAAGTCCAATGTGCCTTGTATTTAACTCTATCACAATTCACTGGTAATGTGGAAGATGAGGGGGACTTGGGGGGTCTTATAGAGCAGCAGTTCGAAGCACTACAGAAGGCATTTAAGATACCTCATAAGGCCTCAGAAGCTCGTCTGATGATATCAAAAAAGTTTCTTACTTTATTTAGGGCAGGTAAACTCGGTCCTTTCATTCTTGATGATGTCCCCGATGCCAACTGTGTATCATGA
- the LOC122279311 gene encoding outer envelope pore protein 16-3, chloroplastic/mitochondrial, which yields MDPAERRYLEEEDSPLMKTIKGATTGFAAGSIFGTIAATWYDVPRVERSVALPGLIRTLKMMGNYGVTFAAIGGVYIGVDQLVQHYRMKRDFVNGAVGGFVAGATVLGFKGRSIKTAISAGSALAVTSALIDAGGQTTRIDNGKEYYPYTTKKRTTVD from the exons ATGGACCCTGCAGAACGTAGGTATTTGGAGGAAGAGGATAGTCCACTGATGAAGACAATTAAAGGTGCAACAACAGGTTTTGCTGCCGGGTCTATTTTTGGGACCATTGCTGCCACATGGTATGATGTGCCTCGTGTTGAGAGAAGCGTTGCTCTTCCAGGGCTAATAAGAACCCTGAAGATGATGGGTAACTATGGGGTGACATTTGCTGCAATTGGGGGTGTTTACATTGGTGTTGACCAGCTTGTGCAGCATTATAGGATGAAGAGAGACTTTGTCAATGGAGCTGTTGGCGGTTTTGTGGCTGGTGCAACTGTTCTAGGTTTCAAAG GAAGGAGCATTAAAACAGCAATTTCTGCTGGATCAGCATTGGCAGTCACTTCTGCTCTAATTGATGCTGGCGGTCAGACTACAAGAATTGACAATGGCAAGGAATACTACCCTTACACCACCAAGAAAAGAACCACCGTCGATTGA
- the LOC122279310 gene encoding short integuments 2, mitochondrial isoform X3, protein MGKVKRVIKKGLGEMGFNAGGGAINWFPGHMAAATRAIRERLKLADLVLEVRDARIPLSSANQDLQPHLSSKRRILALNKRDLANPNIMHKWIHYFDSCKQDCIAINAHSKSSVKKGKMKRATVGPLPGVTQDIAGYKHLQIAHQPSIYVLDSPGVLVPNIPDIETGLKLALAGSVKDSVVGEERIAQYLLAVLNTRGTPLHWTHLNNRRLEGIKFDSEGKREYSLKDLRPKRRKPPNNSDVLYIEDIVTEVQCALYLTLSQFTGNVEDEGDLGGLIEQQFEALQKAFKIPHKASEARLMISKKFLTLFRAGKLGPFILDDVPDANCVS, encoded by the exons ATGGGAAAGGTAAAGAGGGTGATAAAAAAGGGGTTGGGGGAAATGGGGTTCAACGCCGGAGGCGGAGCCATAAACTGGTTCCCAGGCCACATGGCGGCAGCCACGCGCGCCATCAGGGAGCGGCTCAAGCTGGCTGACCTGGTCCTCGAGGTCCGCGACGCTCGTATTCCCTTGTCCTCCGCCAACCAGGACCTCCAGCCCCATCTCTCCTCCAAACGCCGCATCCTTGCCCTCAACAAGAGAGACTTGGCCAACCCCAATATCATGCAT aaatggattcATTACTTCGATTCGTGCAAGCAAGACTGCATTGCCATAAATGCGCATAGCAAGAGTTCTGTTAAGAAG GGTAAGATGAAGCGAGCTACGGTCGGCCCATTGCCTGGTGTTACTCAGGATATTGCTGGATACAAG CATCTGCAGATTGCACATCAGCCAAGCATATATGTCCTAGACAGTCCAGGTGTATTGGTTCCAAATATACCTGACATAGAGACAGGACTAAAGCTAGCTCTAGCAG GGTCTGTGAAAGACTCAGTCGTTGGTGAGGAGCGTATTGCTCAATACTTGTTGGCAGTTCTAAATACCAGAGGAACTCCTCTTCATTGGACCCATCTGAACAACAGAAGACTGGAAGGGATTAAATTTGATTCTGAGGGGAAACGTGAGTATAGCCTTAAAGATCTTCGGCCCAAAAGGAGGAAGCCACCAAATAACTCTGATGTGCTTTATATTGAG GATATTGTAACAGAAGTCCAATGTGCCTTGTATTTAACTCTATCACAATTCACTGGTAATGTGGAAGATGAGGGGGACTTGGGGGGTCTTATAGAGCAGCAGTTCGAAGCACTACAGAAGGCATTTAAGATACCTCATAAGGCCTCAGAAGCTCGTCTGATGATATCAAAAAAGTTTCTTACTTTATTTAGGGCAGGTAAACTCGGTCCTTTCATTCTTGATGATGTCCCCGATGCCAACTGTGTATCATGA
- the LOC122279310 gene encoding short integuments 2, mitochondrial isoform X1, with protein sequence MGKVKRVIKKGLGEMGFNAGGGAINWFPGHMAAATRAIRERLKLADLVLEVRDARIPLSSANQDLQPHLSSKRRILALNKRDLANPNIMHKWIHYFDSCKQDCIAINAHSKSSVKKLLDLVELKLREVISREPTLLVMVVGVPNVGKSALINSIHQIASSLFPMQGKMKRATVGPLPGVTQDIAGYKHLQIAHQPSIYVLDSPGVLVPNIPDIETGLKLALAGSVKDSVVGEERIAQYLLAVLNTRGTPLHWTHLNNRRLEGIKFDSEGKREYSLKDLRPKRRKPPNNSDVLYIEDIVTEVQCALYLTLSQFTGNVEDEGDLGGLIEQQFEALQKAFKIPHKASEARLMISKKFLTLFRAGKLGPFILDDVPDANCVS encoded by the exons ATGGGAAAGGTAAAGAGGGTGATAAAAAAGGGGTTGGGGGAAATGGGGTTCAACGCCGGAGGCGGAGCCATAAACTGGTTCCCAGGCCACATGGCGGCAGCCACGCGCGCCATCAGGGAGCGGCTCAAGCTGGCTGACCTGGTCCTCGAGGTCCGCGACGCTCGTATTCCCTTGTCCTCCGCCAACCAGGACCTCCAGCCCCATCTCTCCTCCAAACGCCGCATCCTTGCCCTCAACAAGAGAGACTTGGCCAACCCCAATATCATGCAT aaatggattcATTACTTCGATTCGTGCAAGCAAGACTGCATTGCCATAAATGCGCATAGCAAGAGTTCTGTTAAGAAG CTTCTTGATCTTGTGGAGCTCAAACTGAGGGAAGTTATTTCGAGGGAGCCTACTCTCCTTGTTATGGTGGTTGGCGTTCCTAATGTTGGGAAGTCTGCTTTAATTAATTCAATCCATCAGATTGCATCATCTCTCTTTCCTA TGCAGGGTAAGATGAAGCGAGCTACGGTCGGCCCATTGCCTGGTGTTACTCAGGATATTGCTGGATACAAG CATCTGCAGATTGCACATCAGCCAAGCATATATGTCCTAGACAGTCCAGGTGTATTGGTTCCAAATATACCTGACATAGAGACAGGACTAAAGCTAGCTCTAGCAG GGTCTGTGAAAGACTCAGTCGTTGGTGAGGAGCGTATTGCTCAATACTTGTTGGCAGTTCTAAATACCAGAGGAACTCCTCTTCATTGGACCCATCTGAACAACAGAAGACTGGAAGGGATTAAATTTGATTCTGAGGGGAAACGTGAGTATAGCCTTAAAGATCTTCGGCCCAAAAGGAGGAAGCCACCAAATAACTCTGATGTGCTTTATATTGAG GATATTGTAACAGAAGTCCAATGTGCCTTGTATTTAACTCTATCACAATTCACTGGTAATGTGGAAGATGAGGGGGACTTGGGGGGTCTTATAGAGCAGCAGTTCGAAGCACTACAGAAGGCATTTAAGATACCTCATAAGGCCTCAGAAGCTCGTCTGATGATATCAAAAAAGTTTCTTACTTTATTTAGGGCAGGTAAACTCGGTCCTTTCATTCTTGATGATGTCCCCGATGCCAACTGTGTATCATGA
- the LOC122278339 gene encoding rhodanese-like domain-containing protein 9, chloroplastic isoform X3: MPGKLLRRKNLNIKAEVSYVNAEEAKKLIAVEEYTILDVRDKSQYDRAHIKSCYHVPLFIENQDNDFGTIIKRTVHNNFSGLFFGLLFTKLNPDFVQSVKSQFSPGSKLLLVCQEGLRSAAAAKELEQAGFQNIACITSGLQAVKPGTFDSVGTTELQDAGKGGLITVQGKISAVLGTVLVCAYLFITFFPEQAEKLFQIVPAS; this comes from the exons ATGCCGGGGAAACTACTTCGTCGGAAAAATTTGAACATTAAAGCAGAAGTGAGTTATGTGAATGCTGAAGAAGCAAAGAAACTAATAGCAGTTGAGGAGTATACAATTCTGGATGTGCGGGACAAATCTCAATATGACCGAGctcatataaaatcatgttaTCATGTGCCTCTTTTTATTGAAAACCAAGATAATGATTTTG GTACAATCATAAAAAGGACGGTACACAACAATTTTTCGGGGTTGTTCTTTGGGCTGCTATTCACTAAACTCAACCCTGATTTTGTGCAATCTGTTAAGAGCCAATTTTCGCCCGGAAGTAAACTCTTACTAGTCTGTCAAGAGGGATTAAG gtctgctgctgctgcaaaaGAGCTAGAGCAAGCTGGTTTTCAAAACATAGCATGCATAACATCAGGCCTTCAAGCTGTGAAACCAG GAACATTTGATTCTGTCGGAACCACTGAATTACAGGATGCGGGCAAAGGCGGATTGATTACAGTTCAGGGAAAAATCTCAGCTGTACTAGGAACAGTACTTGTCT GTGCATATCTATTCATTACCTTCTTCCCGGAGCAAGCAGAGAAGCTGTTCCAAATTGTACCAGCGAGCTAG
- the LOC122279310 gene encoding short integuments 2, mitochondrial isoform X2 has protein sequence MGKVKRVIKKGLGEMGFNAGGGAINWFPGHMAAATRAIRERLKLADLVLEVRDARIPLSSANQDLQPHLSSKRRILALNKRDLANPNIMHKWIHYFDSCKQDCIAINAHSKSSVKKLLDLVELKLREVISREPTLLVMVVGVPNVGKSALINSIHQIASSLFPMQGKMKRATVGPLPGVTQDIAGYKIAHQPSIYVLDSPGVLVPNIPDIETGLKLALAGSVKDSVVGEERIAQYLLAVLNTRGTPLHWTHLNNRRLEGIKFDSEGKREYSLKDLRPKRRKPPNNSDVLYIEDIVTEVQCALYLTLSQFTGNVEDEGDLGGLIEQQFEALQKAFKIPHKASEARLMISKKFLTLFRAGKLGPFILDDVPDANCVS, from the exons ATGGGAAAGGTAAAGAGGGTGATAAAAAAGGGGTTGGGGGAAATGGGGTTCAACGCCGGAGGCGGAGCCATAAACTGGTTCCCAGGCCACATGGCGGCAGCCACGCGCGCCATCAGGGAGCGGCTCAAGCTGGCTGACCTGGTCCTCGAGGTCCGCGACGCTCGTATTCCCTTGTCCTCCGCCAACCAGGACCTCCAGCCCCATCTCTCCTCCAAACGCCGCATCCTTGCCCTCAACAAGAGAGACTTGGCCAACCCCAATATCATGCAT aaatggattcATTACTTCGATTCGTGCAAGCAAGACTGCATTGCCATAAATGCGCATAGCAAGAGTTCTGTTAAGAAG CTTCTTGATCTTGTGGAGCTCAAACTGAGGGAAGTTATTTCGAGGGAGCCTACTCTCCTTGTTATGGTGGTTGGCGTTCCTAATGTTGGGAAGTCTGCTTTAATTAATTCAATCCATCAGATTGCATCATCTCTCTTTCCTA TGCAGGGTAAGATGAAGCGAGCTACGGTCGGCCCATTGCCTGGTGTTACTCAGGATATTGCTGGATACAAG ATTGCACATCAGCCAAGCATATATGTCCTAGACAGTCCAGGTGTATTGGTTCCAAATATACCTGACATAGAGACAGGACTAAAGCTAGCTCTAGCAG GGTCTGTGAAAGACTCAGTCGTTGGTGAGGAGCGTATTGCTCAATACTTGTTGGCAGTTCTAAATACCAGAGGAACTCCTCTTCATTGGACCCATCTGAACAACAGAAGACTGGAAGGGATTAAATTTGATTCTGAGGGGAAACGTGAGTATAGCCTTAAAGATCTTCGGCCCAAAAGGAGGAAGCCACCAAATAACTCTGATGTGCTTTATATTGAG GATATTGTAACAGAAGTCCAATGTGCCTTGTATTTAACTCTATCACAATTCACTGGTAATGTGGAAGATGAGGGGGACTTGGGGGGTCTTATAGAGCAGCAGTTCGAAGCACTACAGAAGGCATTTAAGATACCTCATAAGGCCTCAGAAGCTCGTCTGATGATATCAAAAAAGTTTCTTACTTTATTTAGGGCAGGTAAACTCGGTCCTTTCATTCTTGATGATGTCCCCGATGCCAACTGTGTATCATGA
- the LOC122278339 gene encoding rhodanese-like domain-containing protein 9, chloroplastic isoform X2, with amino-acid sequence MAGIGFSSAVSSTSFQTSCLVSETHIGRTMPGKLLRRKNLNIKAEVSYVNAEEAKKLIAVEEYTILDVRDKSQYDRAHIKSCYHVPLFIENQDNDFGTIIKRTVHNNFSGLFFGLLFTKLNPDFVQSVKSQFSPGSKLLLVCQEGLRSAAAAKELEQAGFQNIACITSGLQAVKPGTFDSVGTTELQDAGKGGLITVQGKISAVLGTVLVCAYLFITFFPEQAEKLFQIVPAS; translated from the exons ATGGCAGGCATCGGGTTTTCTTCGGCCGTGTCTTCCACAAG CTTTCAGACTTCTTGCTTGGTATCCGAAACTCATATTGGAAGGACCATGCCGGGGAAACTACTTCGTCGGAAAAATTTGAACATTAAAGCAGAAGTGAGTTATGTGAATGCTGAAGAAGCAAAGAAACTAATAGCAGTTGAGGAGTATACAATTCTGGATGTGCGGGACAAATCTCAATATGACCGAGctcatataaaatcatgttaTCATGTGCCTCTTTTTATTGAAAACCAAGATAATGATTTTG GTACAATCATAAAAAGGACGGTACACAACAATTTTTCGGGGTTGTTCTTTGGGCTGCTATTCACTAAACTCAACCCTGATTTTGTGCAATCTGTTAAGAGCCAATTTTCGCCCGGAAGTAAACTCTTACTAGTCTGTCAAGAGGGATTAAG gtctgctgctgctgcaaaaGAGCTAGAGCAAGCTGGTTTTCAAAACATAGCATGCATAACATCAGGCCTTCAAGCTGTGAAACCAG GAACATTTGATTCTGTCGGAACCACTGAATTACAGGATGCGGGCAAAGGCGGATTGATTACAGTTCAGGGAAAAATCTCAGCTGTACTAGGAACAGTACTTGTCT GTGCATATCTATTCATTACCTTCTTCCCGGAGCAAGCAGAGAAGCTGTTCCAAATTGTACCAGCGAGCTAG
- the LOC122278339 gene encoding rhodanese-like domain-containing protein 9, chloroplastic isoform X1 translates to MAGIGFSSAVSSTRSFQTSCLVSETHIGRTMPGKLLRRKNLNIKAEVSYVNAEEAKKLIAVEEYTILDVRDKSQYDRAHIKSCYHVPLFIENQDNDFGTIIKRTVHNNFSGLFFGLLFTKLNPDFVQSVKSQFSPGSKLLLVCQEGLRSAAAAKELEQAGFQNIACITSGLQAVKPGTFDSVGTTELQDAGKGGLITVQGKISAVLGTVLVCAYLFITFFPEQAEKLFQIVPAS, encoded by the exons ATGGCAGGCATCGGGTTTTCTTCGGCCGTGTCTTCCACAAG AAGCTTTCAGACTTCTTGCTTGGTATCCGAAACTCATATTGGAAGGACCATGCCGGGGAAACTACTTCGTCGGAAAAATTTGAACATTAAAGCAGAAGTGAGTTATGTGAATGCTGAAGAAGCAAAGAAACTAATAGCAGTTGAGGAGTATACAATTCTGGATGTGCGGGACAAATCTCAATATGACCGAGctcatataaaatcatgttaTCATGTGCCTCTTTTTATTGAAAACCAAGATAATGATTTTG GTACAATCATAAAAAGGACGGTACACAACAATTTTTCGGGGTTGTTCTTTGGGCTGCTATTCACTAAACTCAACCCTGATTTTGTGCAATCTGTTAAGAGCCAATTTTCGCCCGGAAGTAAACTCTTACTAGTCTGTCAAGAGGGATTAAG gtctgctgctgctgcaaaaGAGCTAGAGCAAGCTGGTTTTCAAAACATAGCATGCATAACATCAGGCCTTCAAGCTGTGAAACCAG GAACATTTGATTCTGTCGGAACCACTGAATTACAGGATGCGGGCAAAGGCGGATTGATTACAGTTCAGGGAAAAATCTCAGCTGTACTAGGAACAGTACTTGTCT GTGCATATCTATTCATTACCTTCTTCCCGGAGCAAGCAGAGAAGCTGTTCCAAATTGTACCAGCGAGCTAG